One Ezakiella massiliensis genomic window, CTGACCTGATCTAAATTATATTTTTCCATGCAAGCCCGACTTACCACCAGAGATCTATTTATATGCTCGCAGCCTTGGAAGGCCAAATACAAATTATATTGATGAGCAAAATCTAAAAACACATGAATAAAGTCTTCAGCCACATCCATAGAAGAATTCTTGCCAATCCTGCCGCCCACAACTTCACTAGTTGAGCAGCCGATAACAAAAATCTCCCCTGCCTTAAGTTGGGCCTGAGCTTGATATTCTTCTAATATATTTTTTAAAATCTCCTTGTAATTTTCCATCAAATCACCTCTAATACCTACATACCCAAAAAAAGACCCAAGACTTATTAAATAAATCTTGGGCACGCCTTTAATATTCTTTTTTATTTATAATTTTAATTGATATAAAGACAGTAAGACCTATTAACAAAACAGAAATACCAAGGACTATTAGTGTTAATTTTAATAAGGAGCCCCTACTTATTTCTGAAAAAAATCTTGAAATCCCAGGAATATATTCCTTCAATACAGAAGACCCCGCAAAAACTAAAGCATAAGTTATCACCATGATTATCCTACCTTTTTCTGCTCCAAATTTAATGAGAAAAGGCAGTTGAATTGATGGTATTAAGATTGCCATAGCTAACACGATTAAAGATATGATAATAATATTTGGAATAGTAAATTTATTTTGAATATAAAGGGTCACAAAAATAAATAAAGAACCAAATATTCCAAAAACAGCTGGGAAAAACAATTTACTAAACACATAATCTTTCCTAGCTATTGGCATTGAAAAAGCCAGGCTTTCAAATTTTGCGGCCGCATCATAAGCGAAGGAGCTGGAATTTAAAACCAAGGGCAGCATAACACATAGCATTGGTGTTATCAGAAAAGCATTTGAGTAAATTCCATAGCTAATAGCTACAAATGAAATTATAATACAAGGTATCAGTGTTTTCTTTAAGGTTGCCAAGTCTTTATAAATTAGAGCTTTCATTTTTATCACCCCTTACAAAATAAATCATTATATCTTCAATAGTTGGTTTTTGAAGATCAATTCCTTTTGGTGCTTGATCTTTTATAATCAACAAATCTTGGCCAAAAGTATGGACCCTCCTACCAACTACTATTGACCTATCAAGGTTATTTGCCTCCTCATTTGAAATAGAACAAAGTGCATACTTATCTTTTAATTCATCTTTGCCCTCAAAAAATAAGAGTTTTCCATTATCTATAAAGGCAATGTAATCAGAAACCTTTTCTAAATCTGACAAAATATGAGAAGAGATTAAAATCGTATGCTTTTCATCCTGCATAAAATCCAAGAGAATATCTAAAATCTCATCTCTTATAATTGGATCTAGTCCACTTGTAGCCTCATCTAAAATCAAAAGCTCAGCATGGTGAGATAGGGCCATAGCTACTCCAAGTTTCATTTTCATGCCGCGTGAATAATTTTTTATAATTTTTTTGTCTGGCAGATTGAACTCATTTTTTAGTTCAAAAAACCTTCTTTTATCCCAACTTTTATAAACCTTAGAGCAAAACTTTTCAGCTTGTATCGCATTAAGTTCCTGCGGCAAATATAAATCATCAAAAACAACGCCTATTTTGTCCTTAATTTCAACATCCCTAGTGCTATTTTTCCCTAAAATATTTATTTCTCCATAATCCGCCCTTAAAAGCCCCAACAATAATTTTATTGTCGTACTTTTGCCGACCCCATTTTGGCCAATATAGCCAACAATAGTTCCCCTCGGGATGCGTAGGTCAATTGGCCCCAAGAAAAAATCATCAAATTTCTTTGTAAGTCCTTTGACTTCAATAGCGTAATCACTCATATTTACCCTCCAAGATAGATTTAAACATAAAGACAAGTTCTTCTCCTGATACATCTGCAATTTGAGATAAGTCAATAGCCTCTTGGAGCTTAAGTTCAATTTGCCTTAGGTACTCTTCTCTAATAAGCTCTTTGTTTTGCGGGGCCACAAAATTGCCCTTGCCTTGAACTGATTCTATAAAGCCATCAATTTCCAACTCATCAAAAGCTCTTTTAGCAGTAAGCATACTTATCCTAAGCTCTTTTGCCAAAAATCTAATCGAAGGCAACTTATCGCCAACGTGCAAGTCGCCAGACAAGATCTGTGCCTTAATTTGATTTTTAATTTGCAAATAAATCGGATCTTCACTTGAATTGTTAATTTGAATATGCATATTCCACCGCCTAATTTTTTACCTGTTATAACTGTTATAATTATAACATAACAGTTACAGGCTGTCAATATATTTTTTAAATATTTTTTAAAAAAGCAAAAGATTTAAGCCAATAAAAAATGACCCGCGATTAAACGCGAGCCATCTTGCCATTTTAAAATTTATTATTTTATAACAACCCAAATTTCTTTTTCTTCTTCACCGATTTTGACAGGGTTTTTCATTAGTTTAACCATGACATCTTCCTTGCCTTCTAGAGCTACTGTGAAAATAATGTGGTCGCCTTCTTCTTTTTGTTCTTTGATTTCGAATTTTGCTTCAGGATTTTCCTTTGCAATATATTCTTTTACCAAGTCTTCAGCTACGAATAGATAAGGTTTTTTGCCTTCTGCTAATTCCTTTAACAATTCTTCGTTGATTTCTGGGAATAGGATTTCAACAGCTTCAGCTTTTTCTTCTTCCTTGGCTTCTTCTTTCTTTTCTTCAGTTTCAAGTGGTTCATTTACTTGCTTGATAAATGCATCAAAGATTGAATCATACATTTCAAAGAATACTTTGTCTTCCCATTCGTCTTCAACCTTTAGGCCGTGTTCATCGGCATAAGCTTGTTCAACAACATCCCATGTTTCACCGAATGATTTGCCGACCATCTTGCCTTCCTTGTCAACAATAAAGATTGTTGGGAACCAGTTCATTGAGTAGTCGATAACTTTTTCAAAGTATTCATAGGCTTCTTTTGTACCGCCAACTTCTGTCCAAGGAACATCTTTACCTTCATCTAAAGATTTGATGTTTTCAACTGTGTAATCTGTATAGTTGTTTACAAGGCCAAAGATTTGAACATTTGGATATTCTTTTTCGATTGTTTCTTGAAGTTTATACATTCTTGGTCTGGAAAGTTTTGACCAATAGCACCATGGACCCCAGCTATAAACTACAGTAAAGTCTTTTTGACCAATAATTTCATTGTATTTTCCCATGTCAAAAGCTTCTATATCTGACTTGTCAAATGAAATGTAGTTGATCTTGCTATCTTTAAAGTCTGGGCGATATCTGAAATTGCCCATAGCTTTTTTGAAAGTTGAAATTTGAACATAGTTTTCTTTGTTGATAACCCAGCTGTTAATTTGAACTTCTTCACCATCAACAGTAAATTTGCATGCTGATTTTTGAATCTTTGCAGAATCAAAATCTACAGGAGCAAATTCTGTGCCAAGTTCAGCATATTCTTCGCCCTTGGTAATTTCAACAGCATTGGCTTCCTTGTTCCAATTGACTGCAAATTTGGCGTCTGTGCCTTCAAAGGTTTTTGCAAGATCGCGAAGTTTGATGACATTCATCATCTTTTCGCTAGGTCCATCTTCTCCTTCTTCGATCCATTTAAATAGGTAGAATTTTAAATTGTCTTCCTTACCATCAACATTGATCGACAGTGAACTGTCTGCCATCTTAAAGCCCTCATAAACTTCCATTTCTTCTCCTTCAGCGCGGGCGCCAAAAGAAAATGCGCTCACAGCTAATAAAGCTGCAAGAACTAGTGATAATACTCTTTTCATAAATACCTCCTTTTGTTTTATAACTTTATTATAACAAACGTGTAAATCAATTGCAATGAATTTATAAAAATTTTTTAACATAAAAGCCGTGAATGCATTTAAATACTTCCTATGATATACACCCAGACAAGTAGTAACTGCTTGCACAAACTTTTGCAAAAAAATCAGCCAGTAAAAAAACCAGCTGATCTTTAAATTTCATTTTTAATTTTTACAAAAACAACTTATAAACTCCTCTTTACAGGCATGCTCATACATCTTGGGCCCCCGCGTCCACGACTTAGTTCACCTGAGACCATAACGTGGAGTTTGATGCCCTCCTTGTCGAGGACTTCGTTGGTAACGGTGTTTCTATCGTAAACGATTACTTCGCCTGGTTTAATGGCAAGGGTGTTTGAACCGTCTGACCATTGTTCGCGTGAAGCGTCAATTGGATTGCCGCCTGCACATCTAATGACCTTGATGTGATCTTTGTGAAGGGCCTTGGATAAAATTGCTTCCAAGTTGCCTTCGATTCTATCCACGACAACATTTGACCCATCCAAAGTCATCCTGTAGACTTCAAGTGGCCCTTCGATTTCTGGGTGGACTGTAAATACATCTTCATCGATCATGGTGAAAACTGTATCCAAGTGCATAAAAGCCCTCTTCTTCGGAATTACAAAAGCGAGTACATTTTTAAATTCGCCTTTTTTCAAAATGTTTTCGGCAATTATTTCAACTGCCTTGGCGTCTGTCCTTTGTGAAATGCCAATTGCGATTGTATCTTCATTTATAATGAGTTCGTCTCCGCCTTCGATGGAAAATTTTTCGTCTCTATAATAAACAAATTCAGTGCCCAAAAAATCAGGATGGTGCTTGAAGATATATTTACCGTAAATGGTTTCACGATTTCTAATATCGCTCCACATTTTATTTAGGGAAACTGTTGTTCCCATCAAAGAAAATGGATCGCGCGTAAAGTATAGGTTTGGCATTGGCTTGGTCAAAAAATAATCATCTCTGGCCACAAAATCTGTTAGCCTGCCGCCATTTACCTTTGGCATATCTTCGCGTCTAATCCCTTCCATGGTCTTTAAGACTAATTCTTTTTCATCTAAGTCCTTTAAAAAGTCCTTTAGATATTGTACTTCGTCATCCCTAAAGACATGGGCTTCTTTTATAAATTCATCTATAAAATCTTCCTTGACATCGCCAGCCTTGATAGCTTCAGCAGCTAGGTCTTCAAGGTAAAGGACTTTTACCCCATTATTCCTAAAAATTTCTGCAAAAGCATCGTGCTCTTCGATGGCCTTATCCAAATAAGGAATTTCGTCAAACAAAAGTTCTTCTAGCATATCTGGCATCAAATTCAAAAGTTCTTTGCCAGGTCTGTGCAAAATTACCTCTTCCAGAGGCTTTGTTTCTGAAAAAACTCTAATCATTTCTTCCTCCTGTTTTAATTTGTATTTTTATTATAGCATATTGGTCTTATATGTCCAAATTATTCCCAAGACATATCCCAAACTGCTAAGTCAAACCAGTCTGTAAACTCTGTGTTTAAAAATCCTCTTAAGGACTTCCTGATAAATGTCTCTGTAATCGGATTTCCAAAACCAATGGCAATGTTTTTATTTTTAATATCCGTGCACAAGAGCTTGTAAGCATCTTTTAGGTCTGACTTTTTATCAACTAAGAGTTCAAATATTTCCTCGTCCAAGTCCAAATCATGGAAAAGGTATTTGCCATCCCCAGTACTTGAAAACTCTCGAGAAAAATCTGGCATATAACCATGCTTAAAGGAATTTAATACCAAAACACTCCTGCCTGAATTTATAAGCTTGCTAGCTGTGCTTATCAGGTCATAAGGCGAAGCCCCATTTAAAGTTACAATATAACCATAGTCTGAAAGTAGGTCTTTTAAATCTTGGGCTATATTTCTGATGTAGGGATTGTCCTCGTAAACTAAGTTTAGCGGAATGGATTTATAATTTTTCTCCAGGTCCTTGTCCTCATAATCCATGTCAAAAAAAGCCTTGTTGGTATGACTTATTAGAGAATTAGAAAACTTAATTCCCGTCCCCGGCCTATAATATTTTAATATATCAATGATCTGTTCACGCCTGGTCAGATTTTCCATGCCATTATAATTTGAAATCCTAAGGAGAATTACTTCATTTTCTATGACGGAATTTTTCTCAAAATTCTTTTTAATTTGACTTTGGCCCAAGGCCTCCAAATCATTGTAAATATTGGCCGCGTCTATATGCCCTCTTAGCATATTTACAACTATATTTTCTTCTGAAAACTCCCTCAAGGAAAGTTCTTTAATATTGGTTGGGTATTTAAAATCATCATTGCGCTCAAGGTTTGCAAAATTGTTTTTCTCCCAGTCTGAGAGCATATATGGTCCATTACCCAAGGGCTTTGAATTGAGCCTTCTAACATCGTTCATCCTCGCCCCTTGATAGTAGTGGATGGGAATTGGTCTAAAATCCAAGGCATAGTAAAACGAATCTTGAAAATTGTCAAAATTAATTTTTAAATGCTTTTCATCGATAACTTCTACGCCCTTAATCCCACTCGCTAGGCCGTTGTTATAATCTCTGGCGCCAGTAATATACAAAAGCTCTCCCCGTCTTTTTTCTCCCAAATATTCAGGGTGAAGGAGGACTCTTAGGGAAAAATAAATATCATTTGCGGTTACTGGATTACCGTCCCACCATCTAGCATCATCGCTAATGGCAAAGCTCAGGCTGTAACCCTCCCTAGTCATTAAAGATACCAGACCATTTTGCGGATCCACCTCCATATTTGCCTTCATGCCGATAAAGGGCAGGAACATCAAATGACTTATGGCCTTATCTCCTTCGGTCATTGCAAAGAGTGGGTTGAAAACTCCCTCTATGCCATTGGTCAAGACTTGCAAGAGGTCCTTGTCGATTGCTTCAGTCTCCATGACCTCAATATTTATTTCCCTCTCCGCTTGGGGAGGATTTGTGGCCACTGGTTCGACTTTTGGCGAACACGCAACTACCAACATGCACAGGCTGAGGATTAATAGAAGTGTTTTTTTACTTGCCAACAATTTTTAAAATCACCTCAACAGC contains:
- a CDS encoding TIGR01440 family protein; the protein is MENYKEILKNILEEYQAQAQLKAGEIFVIGCSTSEVVGGRIGKNSSMDVAEDFIHVFLDFAHQYNLYLAFQGCEHINRSLVVSRACMEKYNLDQVSVVPKIHAGGSMATVAYEKMSDPVMVENIQAHGGIDIGDTFIGMHIKAVGVPVRVGTNKIGSAHVTFIRRRPKLVGGQRAEYK
- a CDS encoding ABC-2 transporter permease, whose product is MKALIYKDLATLKKTLIPCIIISFVAISYGIYSNAFLITPMLCVMLPLVLNSSSFAYDAAAKFESLAFSMPIARKDYVFSKLFFPAVFGIFGSLFIFVTLYIQNKFTIPNIIIISLIVLAMAILIPSIQLPFLIKFGAEKGRIIMVITYALVFAGSSVLKEYIPGISRFFSEISRGSLLKLTLIVLGISVLLIGLTVFISIKIINKKEY
- a CDS encoding ABC transporter ATP-binding protein → MSDYAIEVKGLTKKFDDFFLGPIDLRIPRGTIVGYIGQNGVGKSTTIKLLLGLLRADYGEINILGKNSTRDVEIKDKIGVVFDDLYLPQELNAIQAEKFCSKVYKSWDKRRFFELKNEFNLPDKKIIKNYSRGMKMKLGVAMALSHHAELLILDEATSGLDPIIRDEILDILLDFMQDEKHTILISSHILSDLEKVSDYIAFIDNGKLLFFEGKDELKDKYALCSISNEEANNLDRSIVVGRRVHTFGQDLLIIKDQAPKGIDLQKPTIEDIMIYFVRGDKNESSNL
- a CDS encoding GntR family transcriptional regulator, coding for MHIQINNSSEDPIYLQIKNQIKAQILSGDLHVGDKLPSIRFLAKELRISMLTAKRAFDELEIDGFIESVQGKGNFVAPQNKELIREEYLRQIELKLQEAIDLSQIADVSGEELVFMFKSILEGKYE
- the arcA gene encoding arginine deiminase translates to MIRVFSETKPLEEVILHRPGKELLNLMPDMLEELLFDEIPYLDKAIEEHDAFAEIFRNNGVKVLYLEDLAAEAIKAGDVKEDFIDEFIKEAHVFRDDEVQYLKDFLKDLDEKELVLKTMEGIRREDMPKVNGGRLTDFVARDDYFLTKPMPNLYFTRDPFSLMGTTVSLNKMWSDIRNRETIYGKYIFKHHPDFLGTEFVYYRDEKFSIEGGDELIINEDTIAIGISQRTDAKAVEIIAENILKKGEFKNVLAFVIPKKRAFMHLDTVFTMIDEDVFTVHPEIEGPLEVYRMTLDGSNVVVDRIEGNLEAILSKALHKDHIKVIRCAGGNPIDASREQWSDGSNTLAIKPGEVIVYDRNTVTNEVLDKEGIKLHVMVSGELSRGRGGPRCMSMPVKRSL
- a CDS encoding ABC transporter substrate-binding protein, with product MASKKTLLLILSLCMLVVACSPKVEPVATNPPQAEREINIEVMETEAIDKDLLQVLTNGIEGVFNPLFAMTEGDKAISHLMFLPFIGMKANMEVDPQNGLVSLMTREGYSLSFAISDDARWWDGNPVTANDIYFSLRVLLHPEYLGEKRRGELLYITGARDYNNGLASGIKGVEVIDEKHLKINFDNFQDSFYYALDFRPIPIHYYQGARMNDVRRLNSKPLGNGPYMLSDWEKNNFANLERNDDFKYPTNIKELSLREFSEENIVVNMLRGHIDAANIYNDLEALGQSQIKKNFEKNSVIENEVILLRISNYNGMENLTRREQIIDILKYYRPGTGIKFSNSLISHTNKAFFDMDYEDKDLEKNYKSIPLNLVYEDNPYIRNIAQDLKDLLSDYGYIVTLNGASPYDLISTASKLINSGRSVLVLNSFKHGYMPDFSREFSSTGDGKYLFHDLDLDEEIFELLVDKKSDLKDAYKLLCTDIKNKNIAIGFGNPITETFIRKSLRGFLNTEFTDWFDLAVWDMSWE